In one window of Opitutaceae bacterium DNA:
- a CDS encoding VOC family protein: MNEKNLASLIRDFAFCVLSVSDMARSRAFYTGVLGLKETANWSDRWVEYDIGHGTLAVTVESTEMPVGGSGVMVALEMADLQEAQAILKTKGVAPIGDPWDSPACLGLLLRDPDGYSILLHQIKPARPAN, translated from the coding sequence ATGAATGAAAAAAACCTCGCCTCCCTTATCCGGGATTTTGCCTTCTGCGTTCTTTCCGTCAGCGATATGGCGCGAAGCCGTGCCTTCTACACCGGAGTCCTCGGATTGAAGGAGACTGCGAACTGGAGCGACCGCTGGGTGGAATACGACATCGGCCACGGTACTCTCGCGGTGACCGTTGAGAGCACCGAAATGCCGGTCGGAGGAAGCGGCGTCATGGTGGCTCTCGAGATGGCCGATCTCCAGGAGGCTCAAGCCATTCTGAAAACAAAAGGCGTGGCGCCGATCGGTGATCCCTGGGACAGCCCGGCTTGTCTGGGTCTGCTCCTCCGTGACCCGGACGGCTACTCCATCCTCCTGCACCAGATCAAGCCTGCCCGGCCGGCGAATTGA
- a CDS encoding DUF4091 domain-containing protein, whose product MKSWITSSLQRIFPSTPPGRSASALGDVALNERFSFQSGVRHEGSSPLQVRVEARGPRGWQVRVRRVGYVPLRHLNTDTPETDLDSGGTVPGYVPDPLFDECEMLLPSRETHAFWFSVLPGRGATAGDHSITVTVTAGGDRPREHQVRFRAHPVRIRARRGFRVTFWFYLDALIDWYRTGLFDDRFWTILPAYLRNLAEHGQDTLYVPVFTPPLDGIKRPTQLLKVRRRPDGGHAFDWSDVRRYLKVARECGIKHFEWCHLFTQWGAKQAIRVYEGQGADERLLWPAGTAATSAVYRRFLADYLPSLHRFLRREAVLDHSFFHVSDEPHGEQITDYRKARELLRDLAPWMPVVDALSDIEFGRSGLTDLPIPSIQSALAFHQEGIRSWCYYCCGPRGRYLNHLMDTPLAKIGMHGFVFYRWPFEGFLHWGANYWYRQWSRELIDPFAKQDAGAWPGWAFGDPFVIYPGSDGPIDSIRWEVFGESLQNHALLQTLGVDRDDPILRPIKSFEDFPKSEVWIRRTKRRLFQRETRD is encoded by the coding sequence ATGAAATCCTGGATCACCAGCTCCCTTCAACGGATCTTTCCGTCCACCCCGCCAGGCCGGTCCGCATCCGCGCTCGGCGATGTCGCCCTGAACGAACGATTCAGTTTTCAATCGGGCGTTCGCCACGAAGGTTCGTCACCCCTTCAGGTCCGGGTCGAGGCCAGGGGTCCCCGGGGCTGGCAGGTGCGGGTGCGGCGGGTCGGCTACGTACCCCTGCGTCATCTGAATACGGATACACCGGAAACCGATCTCGATTCGGGCGGAACCGTCCCGGGCTACGTGCCCGATCCGCTCTTTGACGAGTGTGAAATGCTCCTGCCTTCGAGGGAAACCCATGCCTTCTGGTTCAGCGTCCTGCCCGGACGGGGAGCGACCGCCGGCGATCACTCGATCACGGTCACGGTGACGGCCGGGGGAGACCGGCCGCGGGAACACCAGGTCCGTTTCCGGGCTCATCCGGTCCGGATCCGTGCCCGTCGCGGGTTCCGGGTCACCTTCTGGTTTTATCTGGATGCCCTGATCGACTGGTACCGCACCGGTCTCTTCGACGATCGATTCTGGACCATTCTTCCGGCTTACCTGCGCAATCTTGCAGAACACGGGCAGGACACCCTCTATGTGCCGGTGTTTACGCCGCCGCTCGACGGGATCAAGCGGCCGACGCAATTGCTCAAGGTCCGGCGCAGGCCGGACGGGGGTCATGCCTTCGATTGGTCGGACGTGCGACGCTACCTCAAGGTGGCCCGAGAGTGCGGGATCAAGCACTTCGAGTGGTGTCATCTCTTCACCCAATGGGGCGCGAAGCAGGCGATTCGGGTTTATGAGGGCCAGGGCGCGGACGAGCGCCTGCTCTGGCCGGCGGGGACGGCGGCCACCTCCGCCGTCTACCGCAGATTCCTGGCCGACTATCTGCCGTCCCTTCACCGGTTCCTGCGACGGGAGGCCGTGCTCGATCATTCTTTTTTTCATGTCTCCGACGAGCCCCATGGCGAGCAGATCACCGACTACCGGAAAGCCCGCGAACTGCTCAGGGACCTCGCGCCCTGGATGCCGGTCGTGGATGCCCTTTCAGACATCGAATTCGGCCGCTCGGGCCTGACCGACCTGCCGATCCCGAGTATTCAGTCGGCCCTGGCTTTCCACCAGGAAGGCATCCGAAGTTGGTGCTACTACTGCTGTGGTCCCCGGGGGCGCTACCTGAATCACCTGATGGACACGCCGCTGGCGAAGATCGGGATGCATGGGTTTGTCTTCTATCGCTGGCCCTTTGAGGGATTCCTGCATTGGGGCGCCAACTATTGGTACCGGCAGTGGAGCCGTGAGTTGATCGACCCGTTTGCCAAACAGGACGCCGGGGCCTGGCCGGGGTGGGCCTTCGGGGATCCCTTCGTCATTTATCCGGGATCGGACGGGCCGATCGACTCGATCCGGTGGGAAGTCTTCGGTGAAAGTCTGCAGAACCATGCCCTGCTGCAGACCCTAGGGGTGGATCGGGATGACCCCATCCTTCGCCCGATCAAGTCGTTTGAGGATTTTCCGAAATCCGAAGTGTGGATACGCCGGACGAAACGCCGGCTGTTCCAACGCGAGACGCGGGATTGA
- the eno gene encoding phosphopyruvate hydratase translates to MSTYIVDIKAREILDSRGNPTVEVDVELASGIVGRAAVPSGASTGEHEALELRDGTLPASALPKGSNWKKRYLGKGVLKAVENVHNLIFPEIEGLDAVDQVLIDQTMIKLDGSSTKKNLGANAMLGVSLATAHAAAQACGQPLYKYLGGPNAKVLPVPMMNIMNGGSHSDAPIDIQEFMIMPIGASSFREALRMGAEVFHALKAVLKGRGLSTSIGDEGGFAPKLDSNADALEVIAKAIKDAGYKIGNEIALALDVASSEFYDAKSKTYVFKKSDGSKRTAAQMVDFYRDLQKKYPIISIEDGCGENDWAGWKLLTDAIGSTTQLVGDDLFVTNTSFLKKGIDTGTANSILVKVNQIGTLTETLDAVEMAKEANYTAVISHRSGETEDTTISDIAVATNAGQIKTGSLCRTDRVAKYNQLLRIEEELGSTAVYGGKMRG, encoded by the coding sequence ATGAGCACCTATATCGTAGACATCAAAGCAAGAGAGATCCTCGACTCCCGGGGAAACCCGACCGTCGAAGTCGACGTCGAACTCGCCTCCGGCATCGTCGGCCGCGCGGCCGTTCCGTCGGGCGCCAGCACCGGAGAACACGAAGCCCTCGAGCTCCGCGACGGCACCCTTCCCGCCAGCGCCCTGCCCAAGGGGTCCAACTGGAAGAAGCGTTACCTCGGGAAGGGGGTCCTCAAGGCGGTGGAAAACGTCCACAACCTGATCTTCCCGGAAATTGAAGGCCTCGACGCGGTCGACCAGGTCCTGATCGACCAGACCATGATCAAGCTGGACGGCAGCTCGACCAAGAAGAATCTCGGCGCCAACGCCATGTTGGGGGTCTCGCTCGCCACCGCGCATGCGGCCGCCCAGGCCTGCGGTCAACCGCTTTACAAGTACCTCGGCGGCCCCAACGCCAAGGTCCTGCCGGTTCCCATGATGAACATCATGAACGGCGGCTCCCACTCGGACGCCCCGATCGACATCCAGGAGTTCATGATCATGCCGATCGGCGCCTCGTCCTTCCGCGAGGCGCTCCGCATGGGTGCGGAGGTTTTCCACGCCCTCAAGGCCGTCCTGAAGGGACGCGGTCTTTCTACTTCGATCGGAGACGAAGGCGGTTTTGCGCCCAAGCTCGACTCCAACGCGGACGCACTCGAGGTCATCGCCAAGGCGATCAAGGATGCCGGCTACAAGATCGGCAACGAGATCGCCCTCGCTCTCGACGTGGCCTCCTCCGAATTCTACGACGCCAAATCGAAGACCTATGTCTTCAAGAAATCGGACGGTTCCAAGCGCACCGCCGCGCAGATGGTCGATTTCTACCGCGACCTCCAGAAGAAGTACCCGATCATCTCGATTGAGGACGGCTGCGGCGAGAACGACTGGGCCGGCTGGAAACTCCTGACCGACGCGATCGGCAGCACGACCCAATTGGTCGGTGACGATCTTTTCGTGACCAATACCAGCTTCCTCAAGAAGGGCATCGATACCGGCACCGCCAATTCGATCCTCGTCAAGGTCAACCAGATCGGCACCCTGACCGAGACCCTCGACGCGGTCGAGATGGCCAAGGAGGCCAACTACACCGCGGTCATCTCCCACCGCTCGGGCGAGACCGAGGACACCACGATCTCGGACATCGCCGTGGCCACCAACGCCGGCCAGATCAAGACCGGTTCCCTCTGCCGGACCGACCGCGTGGCCAAGTACAACCAGCTTCTCCGCATCGAGGAGGAGCTGGGCAGCACGGCGGTCTACGGCGGCAAGATGCGCGGTTGA
- a CDS encoding Gfo/Idh/MocA family oxidoreductase yields the protein MKKRYAIVGVSGRSKSYTDRILGDFRDRAEIVALLDRNEARIADFNETNRLSLPGYSENEFSRMIEETRPDAVIISTTDGTHATYLVAAMEHHIDAICEKPMAIDADQVRAVLAAEAASRASITVTLNYRYAPVTTRIRELILDEAIGRPTQVDFNYYLDTFHGASYFKRWNRYAAQSGSLLVTKASHHFDLVNWMIDQDPVEVFAYGALNYYGPDGPENPERIDGRRCSTCGDKCAYYRRHASGDGSQDEHLINFNNPGKNELFARSDGYYADRCIFDSDIDTWDTFSLSVRYAGGVMMSYSLNASLPYEGYRLAINGTGGRIESDAVHGGPARLPFPEPPAQNIRLFPLFGRMQTIDVVDREGGHGGADPLIMHEIFNGRDESDRTGGFAGARAGAMSSLVGIAARESLRSGRPVRIADLLADIA from the coding sequence ATGAAGAAGCGATATGCCATAGTCGGGGTCAGCGGACGCTCGAAATCCTATACCGACCGGATCCTGGGGGATTTCCGGGACCGGGCTGAAATTGTGGCGCTCCTTGATCGAAATGAAGCACGGATTGCGGATTTCAACGAAACCAATCGTCTGTCCCTGCCGGGATACTCGGAGAACGAGTTTTCCCGGATGATCGAGGAGACCCGGCCGGATGCGGTGATCATTTCGACGACGGACGGCACGCACGCCACCTACCTGGTTGCGGCGATGGAGCACCACATCGATGCGATCTGTGAGAAGCCGATGGCAATTGACGCCGACCAGGTGAGGGCGGTGCTCGCCGCCGAGGCGGCGAGCCGGGCGTCCATCACAGTCACCCTCAATTACCGCTACGCACCGGTCACCACCCGGATCCGGGAGTTGATTCTGGATGAAGCGATCGGACGTCCCACCCAGGTCGATTTCAACTACTATCTCGATACCTTCCACGGCGCCTCCTATTTCAAGCGGTGGAATCGCTATGCGGCGCAATCGGGCTCCCTGCTGGTGACGAAGGCCAGCCACCATTTTGACCTCGTCAACTGGATGATCGATCAGGATCCGGTCGAGGTCTTTGCCTACGGTGCCCTGAACTACTATGGTCCGGACGGTCCGGAGAATCCGGAGAGGATCGACGGGCGCCGCTGTTCGACCTGCGGCGACAAGTGCGCCTACTACCGGCGGCACGCCTCCGGTGATGGCTCCCAGGATGAGCACCTGATCAACTTCAACAACCCGGGAAAGAACGAGTTGTTTGCGAGGTCTGACGGCTACTATGCCGATCGTTGCATCTTTGATTCGGACATCGATACCTGGGATACCTTCAGCCTGAGTGTCCGCTACGCCGGCGGAGTCATGATGAGCTATTCCCTGAATGCCTCGCTTCCCTATGAGGGCTATCGCCTGGCCATCAACGGGACGGGGGGAAGGATAGAGAGCGATGCCGTTCACGGTGGCCCGGCCCGGCTTCCTTTCCCGGAGCCCCCGGCTCAGAATATCCGCCTTTTCCCCTTGTTCGGGCGCATGCAGACCATCGATGTCGTCGATCGGGAAGGGGGGCATGGAGGCGCGGATCCGTTGATCATGCACGAGATCTTCAACGGGCGGGACGAATCGGATCGCACCGGAGGGTTCGCCGGAGCGCGGGCGGGGGCGATGTCGTCGCTCGTCGGGATCGCGGCCCGCGAATCCCTGAGAAGCGGCCGTCCTGTCAGAATTGCGGACCTGCTGGCAGACATCGCCTGA
- a CDS encoding uroporphyrinogen decarboxylase family protein gives MMTGKQRYLATLNGEAVDHLARIPILMRYAAEYIGSNYGAFASDYRVLVEANLRCAADFGYDQWSAISDPYRETTGFGGRVVYSKNEVPECTYRPLKDSMDLARLESPDPESSPRMRDRLMAVEALARQGPDYSILGWIEGPAAEAATLRDTENLFMDLMEEPGFVADLMDVCVEAGLAFARAQMDRGADTIGIGDAVVSQVSPENYRDLIRPRQLRLMEGIRQMGGRVRLHICGNTTHLLDQFAGLPIDILDVDHLVDLKAARRAMGSQVVLAGNLDPVGGVMKGTPDSIRTALVRMFGEAGQPYCVNAGCEIPSGTPVENLKALCAPFKG, from the coding sequence ATGATGACAGGAAAGCAACGTTATCTGGCCACGCTCAACGGGGAAGCGGTCGATCACCTGGCGCGGATTCCGATTCTGATGCGGTATGCGGCGGAATACATCGGATCGAATTATGGAGCGTTTGCCTCGGATTATCGGGTTCTGGTCGAAGCGAATCTGCGTTGTGCGGCCGACTTCGGTTACGATCAATGGAGCGCGATTTCGGACCCCTATCGGGAAACCACCGGTTTCGGGGGGCGGGTCGTCTACTCGAAAAACGAGGTGCCGGAATGCACCTACCGGCCCCTCAAGGATTCGATGGACCTGGCGCGGCTCGAGAGTCCCGACCCTGAGTCCTCGCCGAGGATGCGTGACCGGTTGATGGCGGTCGAAGCGCTCGCCCGGCAGGGTCCCGACTACAGCATACTCGGCTGGATTGAGGGACCCGCCGCGGAAGCGGCGACTCTCCGGGATACGGAAAATCTCTTCATGGATCTGATGGAGGAACCCGGGTTCGTGGCCGACCTGATGGACGTCTGTGTGGAGGCCGGCCTCGCCTTTGCCCGGGCTCAAATGGACCGGGGCGCCGATACGATCGGGATCGGCGACGCAGTGGTCAGCCAGGTGTCGCCGGAGAATTACCGCGACCTCATCCGGCCGCGACAGCTTCGCCTGATGGAGGGTATCCGGCAGATGGGAGGGAGGGTCCGTCTCCACATCTGCGGCAACACGACCCATCTGCTCGACCAGTTCGCGGGTCTGCCGATCGACATCCTTGATGTGGATCATCTGGTCGACCTCAAGGCCGCCCGCAGAGCGATGGGATCGCAGGTGGTCCTGGCGGGCAACCTTGATCCGGTGGGGGGAGTCATGAAGGGGACGCCCGATTCGATCCGGACAGCGCTGGTGCGCATGTTCGGGGAAGCCGGACAGCCTTATTGTGTCAATGCCGGCTGTGAAATCCCGTCGGGCACCCCGGTGGAGAACCTGAAGGCCCTCTGTGCGCCGTTCAAGGGTTGA